The genomic DNA CGCGGCCTCCAGCGCATGATCGAGGAAGGCCGCGACTGCCACGACATCTTGACCCTGCTGTCGGGCATCCGCAGTGCGCTGGACGCCACGGGCGACACGATTCTGGAGCAGTACGCCTCGGGCTGCCGCGCCCACCCGGATCAGCCCATCACCCCGCAGGACGTGGTGCGGGCGGTCAAGCTGCTGCGGGGGTAAGGGCCATCGGGCCGAAGGTGGATGCGGGGCGCCCACGCCTCATGGTCACCCGCCGTACAGTGACCCCATGACCACCACCCTGACCCGCGTGCCCCTCTTGATCGGGGGCGAGGCTGTCATGACCGCGCAGACCGACCGCGTAGCGCACCCCTACACGGGGGAAGCGCTCTACGACGTGGCCCGCGCCGGGGAGGCCGAGTTGCGCCGGGCGCTGGACCTCGCGGCGGAAGCGTTCCGCGAGTCGCGCCGCTGGCCCGCGCACCGCCGCGCCGAGGGCCTGCGCCGGGCCTCCGCGCTGCTCTCGGCGCGGGCCGACCTCTTCGCCCGCACCATCGCCACCGAGGCGGGCAAGCCGCTCAAGGCGTCGCGGGTGGAGGTCGCCCGCAGCGTGGAGAACCTGTCCTTCGCCGCCGACGAGGCGCTGCGGCTCGCGGGCGAGGGGATTCCGCTGGACGCCAGCCGCTTCGGGGAAGGCCGAGTCGGATTCACCCGCCGCGAGCCGCGCGGCATCATCGCGGCGATCAGTCCCTTCAACTTCCCGCTGAACCTCGCGCTGCACAAGGTCGGTCCGGCGCTCGCGGGGGGCAACGTGGTGATTCTCAAGCCCGCGCCCCAGACGCCCCAGACGGCCAACCTGCTCGCCGAACTGCTGCGCGACGCCGGCTTCCCGCCCGGCGCGATCAGCGTGCTGCACGGCGGGGCCGAGCTGGGCGCGGCGCTGACCTCGGCCCCAGAGGTCGCGCTGGTGACCTTTACCGGCAGTCCCGGCGTGGGAGAGAGCATCAAGCGCGGCAGCGGCCTCAAGCCGGTCGTGCTGGAACTCGGCAACAACAGCGCCAACCTCGTGGACGCCGAGAGCGACGTGGAGGGCGCGGCGCGGGCGCTCGCCGCCGTCTCCTTCGCCTACCAGGGGCAGGTGTGCATCCATCCCCAGCGCCTGATCGTCCACGAGGCCGCCTATGACCGCTTCCGCGAGGTCTTTCTGGAGGCCAGCCGGGCGCTGGTGTGCGGCGACCCCCTCGACGAGGCGACCGACGTGGGGCCGCTGATCGGGGCGGCGGCGCTGGAACGGTTGGGGGACTGGATCGGGGAGGCGCAGGCCCTCGGCGGTCGCCTGCTGCTGGGCGGCACCCCCCAGGGCAATATCCTGCCCCCCACCGTGCTGGAGGACGTGCCCGAGCACGCCCGCCTCGTCGCGGAGGAGGCCTTCGGCCCGGTGGTGGTCCTCTCCCGCGCCGCGAACTGGGCAGAGGCCATCGCCGCCGCCAACCGCAGCCGCTACGGCCTCCAGACGGGCGTCTTTACCACCAACCTTCAGCACGCGCTGGAAGCCGCCCGCGACATCGAGGCGGGCGGGGTGATCGTGAACGACCCCAGCACCTTCCGGGTGGACCAGATGCCCTACGGCGGCATCAAAGACAGCGGCTTCGGCCGCGAGGGTGCCCGCGCCTCGGTCGAGGAACTCACCTACGTCAAGACCGTGGTGCTGCGCTAGAGGCCCTGGGAGCCGCGCTGGGCGGGGGTCAATGGGGGTGGTCGGCCTTAAACGTGACTTAATGAACTTTCCGAAAATACCGTTCAGCACGACATTTTTCGGTGGGGCACCTTGTCAAATGCGTGCTGGAGGGGCTGTTTGACCCATACCCCCCCTTTTCGCCTTCCAGCACATATGTCATGCTGCACGCCATGACGAAGAAAACGACGAAGGCAGCGGCCAGCAAGAAGTCCGAAGGCACCACCAGCCGTGGCGGCAACGGCGGCGCGACCCGTGGACGCAGCGCGGGCGGCAACGCCGAGGGCGGCAGCGAGCGCACCGGCAAGGTCGCCAAGACCCAGCTCGTGGAGCAGGTCGCCGAGAAGACCGGCCTGACCAAGAAGCAGAGCGAGGAAGCCGTCAGCGCCATGCTCGACGTGGTCGTGGACGCCATCCGCAGCGGCCAGAGCGTGGGCCTGCCCGGCCTGGGCACCCTGAGCGTCAAGGCCACCGCCGCCCGCACCGGCGTGCGCCCCGGCACCTCCGAGAAGATCCAGATCCCCGCGGGCAAGAAGGTGGCCTTCAAGGTCGCCAGCACCCTCAAGGGCAACCTGTAAGCTTTTTCCTCTGACCGGGCCGTCTCCTACGTGGGGGCGGCTTTTTTTGGGTCGCCAGCCGGGACGGTCGCGTAGAGTTCCCCTATGGCGCAGTTCTGGGACGAGACGGCCCGTGACCTCCTCGCGCGGACGGCGAGCGGCGACCCCACGCCGGGGGGTGGGGCGGCGGCGGCAGTGGCGGCGGCCTTCGGGGTCGCGCTGATGGAGATGGCGCTGAACATCGCCCTGGAGCGGTCCTGGCGCGAGGAGGCGCACCCGGAGCGCCGCGCCCTGCTGCCTTGGCTGGCTGGGCAGCGCGAGCACCTCCAGACGCTGGGACAGGCCGACGCGCGGGCCTTCGGGCGCTTCGTGGAGGCCGCCCGACAGCCGGACGAGACGCCGGAACAGGACGCCGAGCGGGAGGCCGAGCTGGAAGATGCCGCCCGCCGCGCCGCCGGGGTCCCCCTTGACCTCGCGCAGACCGGGGTGCGGGTGCTGGAACGGGCCGCCGAGGCGCTGGCGCTCTCGCCCACGCTGGTCGTCAGCGACGTGAGCGCGGGGGCGGGCCTCCTTGCCGGGGCGGTGGACGCCGCCCGCGTGACTGTGGAAGCCAACCTCTCCCGCCTGCCGGACGCCGAGGCCCAGGCCCTGCGCGACGAGAGTGCCGCCCTGGCCCGCCGCGCCCGCGAACTGGCGGACGGGGTGCTGGGGGAGGCGTTGGAGCGGATGGGGGAGCGGGGGGGGAGTTAGCCCCGGACCTCCACTGTTACAGGCAGTTCACAGGCCGTGATCTCTCCATGCGGCGAGACGGCCAGCACCCGGCGTTCGGCCAGGGTCCACAGCGCCCGGTGAATCGCCATCTCGGCGGCGGGGTCGCCGGAGGGCGCGAGGCGGTCGAGCAGGCCCGTATAGCGCACTGCCTCGCCCTGACCGCCTGCCCAGGGGGTCGAGTCGGCCAGCAGCGTGAGCACCCGCCGCTGATCGGGCGTCTCGCCCTGTGCGGTTAGGGCGGCTCTGGCCCGTGCCATCGCCACCCGCGCCTCCCGCTCGCGGCGGCGGGCGGCCAGCGCGGCGGCCACGTCGTCGGGGACGGGCACGCCGGGGCGGGTGTGGCGGCGTTCGATCAGGCGCTCCAGATGCTCGTCGGCGCGGGCGCGGGCACTTCCGCCGAGGTCCCCGGCGCGGGCTTTCAGGCGGCTGGCGGTGTCCTGCACGCGTGGATCATGGCGCAGAGAGTCGGCGGCGCGGCGAGCGGCCTCGCCCACACTGGCCGCCTCCTGCCGTGCCACGTTGCGGAGGATGGAGCGCAGTTTCATGCGGTCAGGTACGGGGGAAAGGGGACGGAGGTTCCAGCCAGGCTCACTCCTTCTCCACCACCTCCACCCGCTGCGCCTGTCCCTGCGCGGGCGGCAGCCCCGACGCCGACTCCACGCGGGGGGCGGGGGCCGTGTAGGTGCCGGGGGCCAGCGCCCGCAGGCGGTAGCGCACGGTGGTCACGCCCGCCGGGAGGCGTTCGAGGTAGAAGACCGCCCGGTCGTCATACAGCGAGCGGTCGGCCCACGCTGCGCCCGTCTGCCCCGCGCTCGCCACCGCGCCGGGGAAGGCGAAGGGGCGGTCGTCCACGGCCTCCAGCCCGCCGGGGAGGGGGTCGGTGAGGCGCAGGTGGCGCAGGGCGACCGGAGTCCGCAGGGTGAGGGTCACCGTGACCAGCCCGTCGCGCTCGACCCGCGAGCGGTCGTAGCGCCGCTCCACGACGATGGGGGAGAGGGTGGCCGGTTTGCTCCCCGCCGTCCGTGCGTCCAGCTCGGCCCGGTAGGCGAGGGGGCCGCTTGCCGTGAGCCGTAGGGGGGAGGTTGCCCCGCTGGACGGCAGCGTCAGCCGCACGGGCGGGCCGAGGGTGAGGTCGCGGGTGAAGTTGGCCTGGCTGACGGTGACGCGGGTGTTCGGGCGGCGTGTTTCCCCCGCCACTGCTTCCCGCAAGGCCCCCAGCGCGGCGGCGGTGGCGAGCGGCCCCTCCCACGCGCCGCCCGTGCGGCGGTCCAGCAGGGTCTGGAGGAACAAGGGAGCATCGGTCTTCTGCCCCAGCGCCTGTGCGGCGTCCAGCAGGTACGCGGTAGCGGTCACGTCGTCCGCGAGGAAAAGGCCGCCCTCGGGGGTGCGCTCGGCCTGTGTCCGTGCAGCCCGGTAGAGGGTGAGCGCCGCTGCCCGTGCCCCCGCTGCCGGGGAGGAGGCCAGCGCGGCGGCGAGGCGGGCCTGCGATTCCGCGTCCCGGACGCCCCCGGAGCGGGCCAGATTCAGCGCCGGGGCCGCGTCCCCCGCGAGGGCGAGGGCGGCGGCGAGGTGGACGCGGTCGCCAGCGCTCGCCTTTCCGAGCAGGCCCCGCCCCGCGTCCACGGCTCCGCGCAGGGTGGCCGCATCGGTCAGGCCCGCGCCCTTGGCCGCCGCCAGCGCGGCGAGCGCGTGGGCGGTCTGTTCGGCGGTCACCGGACCCTGCGCGGTCCAGGCCCAGCCCGCGCCGTTCTCGCTGCCGAACTGCCGCAGCGCCAGCAACGTGGCGAGGTCGCGCCGCGCCTGAAAGAGCGCCCGCTCGCGCACATCCGGCCACCCCAGCGGCCCCGCCAGCCCCACGAGGTCGAGGTTGGCCCTCAGCCGCGCCGCCACCGCATCGGTGGTGGTCCAGCGCTCCTCCGGGTCCGCGAGGTAGGCGTCCAGATCGGCCAGTGCCGCTTGCAGGGGCGTGGCCGCCAGGGTGAGGGTCAGGGCCTCCGCCTGCTCCCCGGAGGGCACCCCGAACTCCACCGTTCGCGTGCCTGCCGCCGCCAGTATGCCCTCGCGGGTCAGGCGGGTGCGCGGCCCGGCGGGGCGCAGCGGCAGGGTCTGGCGCAGGGCGTCGGCCTGGCCCCCCAGCGCCGTCGCCCGCGCCTCCAACGTGAGCTTCTGGCCCGTCACCGGGGCCTCCAGCGGGAACCGCGCCACCGCGTCGCCGCCGCCCAGGGTCAGGGTGCGCGTGATGACATCGGTGCCCACGCTCAGGGCAACCTGGGCGGTCTTGCCCCCCGCGCGGTCCTGGACCCCCAGGTACGCGCTCCCCACGTCCCCCTGCGTCAGCACGCGCGGCCCGGTCAGGCGCACGGCGAAGGGGAGGGTCGCCGTGATCCCGGCACGGGAGTCCCCCGCTCCACCCGACGGGGTAAAGGCGC from Deinococcus sp. HSC-46F16 includes the following:
- a CDS encoding cyclodeaminase/cyclohydrolase family protein, giving the protein MAQFWDETARDLLARTASGDPTPGGGAAAAVAAAFGVALMEMALNIALERSWREEAHPERRALLPWLAGQREHLQTLGQADARAFGRFVEAARQPDETPEQDAEREAELEDAARRAAGVPLDLAQTGVRVLERAAEALALSPTLVVSDVSAGAGLLAGAVDAARVTVEANLSRLPDAEAQALRDESAALARRARELADGVLGEALERMGERGGS
- a CDS encoding metal-sensitive transcriptional regulator; its protein translation is MTPTPAPLSATDEKVLNRLRRIEGQVRGLQRMIEEGRDCHDILTLLSGIRSALDATGDTILEQYASGCRAHPDQPITPQDVVRAVKLLRG
- a CDS encoding HU family DNA-binding protein produces the protein MTKKTTKAAASKKSEGTTSRGGNGGATRGRSAGGNAEGGSERTGKVAKTQLVEQVAEKTGLTKKQSEEAVSAMLDVVVDAIRSGQSVGLPGLGTLSVKATAARTGVRPGTSEKIQIPAGKKVAFKVASTLKGNL
- a CDS encoding aldehyde dehydrogenase family protein, translated to MTTTLTRVPLLIGGEAVMTAQTDRVAHPYTGEALYDVARAGEAELRRALDLAAEAFRESRRWPAHRRAEGLRRASALLSARADLFARTIATEAGKPLKASRVEVARSVENLSFAADEALRLAGEGIPLDASRFGEGRVGFTRREPRGIIAAISPFNFPLNLALHKVGPALAGGNVVILKPAPQTPQTANLLAELLRDAGFPPGAISVLHGGAELGAALTSAPEVALVTFTGSPGVGESIKRGSGLKPVVLELGNNSANLVDAESDVEGAARALAAVSFAYQGQVCIHPQRLIVHEAAYDRFREVFLEASRALVCGDPLDEATDVGPLIGAAALERLGDWIGEAQALGGRLLLGGTPQGNILPPTVLEDVPEHARLVAEEAFGPVVVLSRAANWAEAIAAANRSRYGLQTGVFTTNLQHALEAARDIEAGGVIVNDPSTFRVDQMPYGGIKDSGFGREGARASVEELTYVKTVVLR